In Marivivens aquimaris, one genomic interval encodes:
- the dnaG gene encoding DNA primase produces MSLPPGFLDELRTRLSLAQVVGRKVMWDQRKSNQGKGDWWAPCPFHQEKSASFHVDDRKGYYYCFGCQAKGDAISFVQESENVGFMEAIKILAAEAGMPMPERDPQAQAKTDHRTKLAEVMEEAVKFFRLQLKTQAAGEARAYLARRGLQPQAIDRWEIGFAPQGWQNLYEAMTAKGIPDDLLLAAGLCKKSDKNDRRYDIFRDRIMFPIRDGRGRAIAFGGRAMDPNDNAKYLNSPETDLFDKGRNLFNVRNAREAAGKGQPLIVAEGYMDVIALSEAGFGAAVAPLGTAVTDSQLQMMWRISPEPVIALDGDKAGLRAAMRVIDLVLPMLEAGKSLRFALFPDGMDPDDLIRAKGASAVQEVLDAAMPTVRLMWQRETEGKVFDSPERRAALDKVLREKIKLIRDPSLRRHYGDAIAELRADLFQTRRNDTPRFDAGGGGQRRQWQPRGKFAPSMATAGTKASELATGTADENLMRETVILAIFVANLDQVEAFEERLERMECYNPENGRLRDALLRTIGEHEPKSVLEEQIGIHALENLMGQRHIAITPAIRRNGDRDLVRNSLIEEMDKLFARRGHEIEMAEAVEEFAAIEEGDEGVTWRIGKAALAVDPTTRREVEDTTEVVIADNGLALSKDERDMFRKLIETLGTGSEGKKSSN; encoded by the coding sequence ATGAGTCTGCCCCCCGGATTTCTCGACGAATTGCGCACCCGTTTGTCGCTCGCCCAAGTGGTCGGGCGCAAAGTCATGTGGGATCAGCGCAAGTCCAATCAGGGCAAGGGCGACTGGTGGGCCCCGTGCCCCTTCCATCAGGAAAAAAGCGCGTCTTTCCATGTGGATGACCGTAAGGGCTATTACTACTGCTTCGGCTGTCAGGCCAAAGGCGACGCTATCTCTTTCGTGCAGGAAAGCGAAAATGTCGGCTTTATGGAGGCGATCAAGATCCTCGCTGCCGAGGCCGGAATGCCGATGCCCGAGCGTGATCCGCAGGCGCAGGCCAAGACCGACCACCGCACCAAACTGGCCGAGGTCATGGAGGAAGCAGTCAAGTTCTTCCGTCTCCAACTGAAGACCCAAGCCGCGGGTGAAGCGCGCGCGTACCTCGCGCGTCGTGGCCTCCAGCCTCAAGCTATTGACCGCTGGGAAATTGGTTTTGCGCCGCAGGGATGGCAGAACCTCTATGAGGCGATGACGGCCAAAGGTATTCCCGACGACCTGCTGCTAGCCGCGGGCCTGTGCAAGAAGTCGGACAAGAACGACCGTCGCTACGACATCTTCCGCGATCGCATCATGTTCCCGATCCGCGATGGGCGGGGCAGGGCGATTGCGTTTGGCGGACGGGCGATGGACCCGAACGACAACGCCAAATACCTCAACAGCCCTGAAACAGACCTCTTCGATAAGGGCCGCAACCTGTTCAACGTGCGCAACGCGCGCGAGGCGGCAGGTAAGGGCCAGCCCCTGATCGTAGCCGAGGGCTACATGGACGTCATTGCGCTGTCCGAGGCTGGCTTTGGCGCCGCCGTTGCGCCGCTTGGTACGGCGGTGACCGACAGCCAGCTTCAGATGATGTGGCGCATCTCGCCCGAGCCAGTGATCGCCCTCGACGGCGATAAGGCCGGTCTGCGGGCTGCGATGCGGGTCATCGACCTTGTGCTGCCGATGCTCGAAGCGGGCAAGTCGCTGCGTTTCGCGTTGTTCCCCGACGGTATGGACCCCGACGACCTGATCCGCGCCAAAGGGGCGAGCGCCGTGCAAGAGGTACTCGACGCCGCCATGCCGACCGTGCGGTTGATGTGGCAGCGCGAAACCGAAGGCAAAGTGTTCGACAGTCCCGAACGCCGTGCTGCGCTGGACAAGGTGCTACGCGAGAAGATCAAACTGATCCGCGATCCGTCCTTGCGCCGTCACTATGGCGATGCGATTGCCGAACTTCGCGCCGATCTGTTCCAGACCCGCCGCAACGACACGCCCCGTTTCGACGCCGGCGGCGGCGGTCAGCGCCGTCAGTGGCAGCCGCGCGGTAAGTTCGCGCCCAGCATGGCGACGGCTGGCACCAAAGCCTCCGAACTTGCTACCGGCACGGCCGACGAAAACCTCATGCGCGAAACTGTGATCCTCGCGATTTTTGTAGCGAACCTCGATCAGGTAGAGGCGTTCGAAGAGCGCTTGGAGCGGATGGAATGCTACAATCCGGAAAACGGACGGCTTCGCGATGCACTGCTCAGAACCATCGGAGAACACGAGCCGAAATCGGTGCTTGAAGAACAAATTGGTATCCATGCCCTTGAAAACCTTATGGGCCAACGCCACATCGCCATCACTCCTGCCATAAGACGTAACGGCGACCGGGATCTGGTCCGCAATTCCTTGATCGAGGAAATGGACAAACTGTTCGCACGCCGCGGTCACGAAATAGAAATGGCTGAGGCTGTAGAAGAGTTCGCGGCCATCGAAGAGGGTGATGAAGGAGTGACGTGGCGCATCGGCAAAGCCGCACTAGCTGTAGATCCTACGACCCGCCGCGAAGTCGAAGACACGACCGAAGTGGTGATCGCGGACAACGGATTGGCATTGAGCAAGGACGAAAGAGACATGTTCCGGAAGCTGATCGAGACACTCGGCACCGGTTCTGAGGGCAAAAAATCCTCTAACTGA
- a CDS encoding Glu/Leu/Phe/Val family dehydrogenase — MGTTNSPEEPSFRESVDIMFNRAVALMDLPAGLEEKIRVCNSTYTVRFGVRLRGAMHTFVGYRSVHSEHMEPVKGGIRYATSVNQDEVEALAALMTYKCSLVEAPFGGSKGGLCIDPREWDEHELEQITRRFAYELIKRDLINPSQNVPAPDMGTGEREMAWIADQYKRMNTTDINSAACVTGKPRNAGGIAGRVEATGRGVQYALREFFRHPEDMKIAKLSGTLEGKRVIVQGLGNVGYHAAKFLSEEDGCNITGIIERDGALFSEAGLDVEKVRDWLGKHGGIKGYPDGLHHADGASVLEEECDILIPAAMEGVINLSNAHNIKTNLIIEAANGPVTAGADEILRDKGVVIIPDMYANAGGVTVSYFEWVKNLSHIRFGRLGRRQEEARHQLLIDELDRLDRFLGDKWSMTPNFKESYLRGAGELELVRSGLDDTMRAAYGAMREVWHSRDDVPDLRTAAYLVSIAKVVDSYRAKGL; from the coding sequence ATGGGGACTACGAATTCACCTGAAGAACCGTCATTTCGCGAGTCAGTCGACATCATGTTCAACCGCGCTGTGGCGCTGATGGACCTGCCTGCGGGCCTTGAAGAAAAGATCAGGGTTTGTAACTCGACCTACACCGTCCGCTTTGGCGTCCGCCTGCGCGGCGCGATGCACACATTCGTTGGCTATCGCTCGGTGCACTCCGAACACATGGAACCTGTGAAGGGCGGTATTCGCTATGCCACCTCGGTTAATCAAGACGAAGTCGAGGCGCTCGCCGCCCTGATGACCTACAAGTGTTCGCTGGTCGAAGCGCCCTTTGGCGGCTCCAAAGGCGGCCTCTGCATTGACCCGCGAGAGTGGGACGAACACGAGCTTGAACAGATCACCCGCCGCTTTGCCTACGAGCTGATCAAGCGCGACCTCATCAACCCGTCGCAGAACGTGCCCGCTCCTGACATGGGCACAGGCGAGCGCGAGATGGCGTGGATCGCCGACCAGTACAAGCGGATGAACACCACTGACATCAACAGCGCAGCCTGTGTCACAGGTAAGCCGCGCAATGCGGGCGGTATCGCTGGCCGTGTCGAAGCAACGGGCCGCGGGGTCCAATACGCCCTTCGCGAGTTCTTCCGTCACCCCGAAGACATGAAGATCGCCAAGCTGTCAGGCACGCTCGAAGGCAAAAGGGTCATTGTGCAAGGTCTCGGCAACGTGGGCTATCACGCCGCCAAGTTCCTGAGTGAAGAGGACGGCTGCAACATCACCGGCATCATCGAACGCGACGGTGCGCTCTTTTCCGAAGCCGGCCTCGACGTCGAGAAAGTCCGCGATTGGCTGGGCAAGCACGGCGGGATCAAAGGTTACCCCGACGGCCTCCATCATGCGGACGGCGCATCGGTACTCGAAGAGGAATGCGACATCCTTATTCCGGCAGCGATGGAGGGGGTTATCAACCTGTCCAACGCGCATAATATCAAAACTAACCTCATCATCGAGGCGGCCAACGGCCCCGTGACTGCGGGCGCTGACGAGATCCTGCGCGACAAGGGCGTGGTCATCATTCCCGACATGTATGCCAACGCGGGAGGTGTGACGGTGTCCTATTTCGAGTGGGTAAAGAACCTCTCCCACATCCGCTTTGGTCGCCTCGGTCGCCGTCAGGAAGAGGCACGTCACCAGTTGCTGATCGACGAACTTGACCGGCTCGACCGTTTCCTTGGTGACAAGTGGTCGATGACACCGAACTTCAAGGAGTCCTACCTGCGCGGGGCAGGGGAGCTCGAATTGGTCCGCTCTGGCCTCGATGACACGATGCGCGCTGCCTACGGTGCTATGCGCGAGGTCTGGCATTCACGCGATGACGTGCCCGATCTGCGTACCGCCGCTTATCTTGTGTCGATTGCCAAGGTCGTGGACAGCTATCGCGCCAAGGGCCTCTGA
- a CDS encoding TadE/TadG family type IV pilus assembly protein: protein MRLTTTKQFFNRFRRDEDGSLLLFGLVALAAMLLLSGLAIDFIRIEGRRAEAQGVLDTAVLAAADLDQTQPAATVVRDYLSKKGMLDELDGDPIVDEGLNYRTVEARLKTNVPLYFSTVANMFAENDDDRELMQVPSFARAQERVAKVEISLVLDISGSMALNNRLPRLKSAATDFVNTVLDDGNGDLVSVSLVPYSEQVNIGPYLSYGLTRNQVHDFSYCWEIPDSHFRETYIRSDYTYQQMQHFQWNFDGRNNDRTTTVCPRYDYEWVRPWSNNRSDLINQINKLQPRAGTAIYLGMKWGTALLDPSLRWLENAFIDYGLVDEAFRNRPNNYDDEETLKFVVLMTDGENSNTQRIQSWAYDAESEYAHWNDYNFNYYLRRYVDQRYWSYYYYEKYTQSDGNRLLSDMCDAAKDAGIIVWTIGFEVDTYNGNQVMSDCASTPNHFFDVDGVSISDAFHAIATQINNLKLTR, encoded by the coding sequence ATGCGCCTGACCACAACAAAGCAGTTCTTTAACCGTTTCAGACGGGACGAGGACGGCTCATTACTGCTTTTCGGCCTCGTCGCTCTGGCGGCGATGTTGCTGTTGTCCGGTCTGGCTATCGACTTCATCCGGATCGAAGGACGCCGCGCTGAAGCGCAAGGCGTGCTCGACACCGCCGTGCTGGCAGCCGCTGACCTTGACCAGACGCAGCCTGCCGCAACCGTGGTGCGCGATTACCTCTCGAAAAAGGGTATGCTCGATGAACTGGATGGTGATCCCATCGTCGACGAGGGCCTGAACTACCGCACCGTCGAAGCGCGTCTGAAGACGAACGTGCCGCTCTACTTCTCGACCGTTGCGAACATGTTCGCCGAAAATGACGATGACCGCGAACTGATGCAGGTGCCAAGCTTTGCGCGCGCTCAAGAACGTGTGGCAAAGGTCGAAATCTCGCTCGTGCTCGATATCTCCGGCTCGATGGCGCTGAACAACCGCCTGCCGCGGCTGAAGTCGGCCGCAACTGACTTCGTGAACACCGTTCTCGATGACGGAAACGGCGACCTCGTTTCGGTATCGTTGGTCCCCTATTCGGAGCAGGTGAACATCGGCCCTTACCTGTCCTACGGTCTGACCCGCAATCAGGTGCATGACTTCTCCTATTGCTGGGAAATTCCGGACTCGCATTTCCGCGAAACCTACATTCGTTCGGACTACACCTACCAACAGATGCAGCATTTCCAGTGGAACTTCGACGGCCGCAACAACGACCGTACAACCACAGTTTGCCCGCGTTACGATTACGAATGGGTCCGCCCGTGGAGCAATAACCGCAGCGACCTGATCAACCAGATCAACAAGCTGCAACCCCGCGCCGGTACTGCGATCTACCTGGGCATGAAGTGGGGCACGGCTCTGCTCGATCCGTCGCTACGTTGGTTGGAGAACGCGTTTATCGACTATGGCCTCGTCGACGAAGCGTTCCGCAACCGCCCGAACAATTACGACGATGAAGAAACCCTGAAATTCGTCGTGCTCATGACGGACGGTGAGAATTCGAACACGCAGCGCATCCAAAGCTGGGCCTACGACGCGGAAAGCGAATACGCCCACTGGAACGATTACAACTTCAACTACTACCTGCGCCGCTACGTCGATCAGCGCTACTGGAGCTACTACTACTACGAAAAGTACACCCAGTCCGACGGCAACCGTCTGCTGAGCGATATGTGCGACGCCGCCAAGGATGCCGGTATCATCGTGTGGACCATCGGCTTCGAGGTCGACACCTACAACGGCAACCAGGTGATGTCGGACTGTGCGTCCACCCCCAATCACTTCTTCGACGTGGACGGCGTTTCGATTTCCGACGCATTCCACGCCATCGCGACCCAGATCAACAACCTGAAACTGACACGCTAA
- a CDS encoding TadE/TadG family type IV pilus assembly protein, producing MKRLLRLPRFFRRFAKEEKGSSTVEFAMMFPLIVIIMISSFELGILMVRQVLLDRAVDLAVREVRLSHITPVTHDKLKNAICEHAVALPNCLEDMRIEMRRLDLLAWSDPPVTTECVDREDRGRPLSSFQQGAANQLMLVRVCSIFDPTFPHLSLSRALATQSDDTYGLVAVSSFVMEPL from the coding sequence ATGAAACGCCTCCTCCGACTCCCGCGCTTCTTCCGTCGTTTCGCTAAGGAAGAAAAAGGCAGCTCGACCGTCGAGTTTGCGATGATGTTCCCGCTGATCGTGATCATCATGATCTCGTCCTTCGAGCTGGGCATCCTCATGGTGCGTCAGGTTCTTCTGGACCGCGCCGTCGACCTCGCCGTTCGCGAAGTACGCCTGTCCCACATCACGCCGGTCACGCACGACAAGCTCAAGAACGCGATTTGCGAACATGCCGTTGCGCTGCCGAATTGCCTTGAAGACATGCGGATCGAAATGCGCCGCCTCGATTTGCTCGCATGGTCCGATCCGCCCGTCACCACCGAATGCGTGGACCGCGAAGACCGTGGCAGACCGCTCAGCAGCTTCCAACAAGGCGCCGCCAACCAGCTGATGCTTGTCCGCGTCTGCTCGATCTTTGACCCGACTTTCCCGCACCTGAGCCTCAGCCGTGCTCTCGCAACACAAAGCGATGACACCTACGGCCTGGTTGCTGTGTCGTCCTTTGTTATGGAACCGCTGTAA
- a CDS encoding TadE/TadG family type IV pilus assembly protein, which translates to MSKITNFFRRFRDDEGGSMVIESLFVLPALLFAYFGTYVYFDGFRSSSQLSKAAYTIADQLGRETGYITPNYLDSLYSLNELLTASPYETSLRVSVIDYDYENNDYRVRWSRRRGDYTKLTATSLETIKAQLPLIPRNEVVIVVENMMYYEAPYGNWLPSQTFSEMAAVRPRFNSSQVCWNSQENGDTSTQTC; encoded by the coding sequence ATGAGTAAGATCACCAATTTCTTCCGCCGTTTCCGCGATGACGAAGGTGGCAGCATGGTCATCGAGTCACTGTTCGTACTTCCAGCGCTCCTGTTCGCATACTTCGGCACCTACGTGTATTTCGACGGCTTCCGGTCGTCTTCCCAGCTGAGCAAAGCGGCCTACACTATCGCTGACCAGCTGGGCCGTGAGACCGGCTATATCACGCCGAATTACCTGGACTCGCTCTATTCGCTGAATGAACTGCTGACAGCGTCGCCTTACGAAACTTCGCTGCGTGTCTCGGTCATCGACTATGACTACGAAAACAACGATTACCGCGTGCGCTGGTCCCGCCGCCGCGGTGATTACACCAAACTCACCGCAACCAGCCTCGAGACCATCAAAGCGCAACTGCCGCTCATTCCGCGCAACGAAGTCGTCATCGTGGTCGAGAACATGATGTATTACGAAGCGCCCTACGGAAACTGGCTGCCGTCGCAGACTTTCTCCGAGATGGCTGCCGTGCGCCCGCGTTTCAATTCATCGCAGGTCTGCTGGAACTCGCAGGAGAATGGGGATACCTCTACTCAGACCTGCTGA
- a CDS encoding pirin family protein — MSIRPTVEARRAVPTMEGAGVKLHRAFGFHDPSELDPFLLFDDFRGDHPNDYSRGFPWHPHRGIETITYVLNGTVDHGDSLGNEGTLGAGDVQWMTAGSGILHQEMPKGNIAGQMHGFQLWANLPSSLKMTAPRYQDVKSNDIPVIIDDDGTKVKVIVGEFWGKKGPVDGIAADPQYLDISIPAGVKKRFKIDTYRRAFAYVFAGSGAFVDASAPEGVLLEKEVMGEEVNIRDMSGNRTLVRFGTGDEIVVQAGEEGVRFLLISGAPIEEPVAWHGPIVMNTQDEIRNAIKELRNGTFIRPAH, encoded by the coding sequence ATGTCTATTCGCCCTACTGTCGAAGCACGGCGCGCTGTTCCCACAATGGAGGGTGCAGGCGTCAAACTGCATCGCGCATTCGGTTTCCACGATCCGAGCGAGCTGGACCCGTTCCTGCTGTTCGACGACTTCCGCGGTGACCACCCCAACGACTACAGCCGCGGTTTTCCGTGGCACCCCCACCGCGGCATCGAGACTATCACCTACGTCCTGAACGGCACAGTTGACCACGGCGACAGCCTCGGCAACGAAGGCACGCTTGGCGCGGGTGACGTGCAATGGATGACTGCCGGTTCGGGCATTCTGCACCAAGAGATGCCGAAGGGTAACATCGCGGGTCAGATGCACGGTTTCCAGCTTTGGGCAAACCTACCGTCGAGCCTGAAGATGACCGCGCCGCGCTATCAGGACGTCAAATCGAACGATATCCCTGTCATCATCGATGATGACGGCACTAAGGTGAAAGTCATCGTGGGCGAATTCTGGGGCAAAAAAGGCCCCGTCGACGGTATCGCCGCCGATCCGCAGTACCTCGATATCTCGATCCCTGCGGGCGTGAAAAAGCGGTTCAAGATCGACACCTATCGCCGCGCATTTGCCTATGTCTTCGCTGGCTCGGGTGCGTTCGTCGATGCGTCGGCGCCCGAAGGCGTCCTTCTCGAAAAGGAAGTCATGGGCGAAGAGGTCAACATCCGCGATATGTCGGGCAACCGCACTCTGGTTCGCTTCGGCACGGGCGACGAGATCGTGGTCCAAGCCGGTGAGGAAGGCGTTCGCTTTCTGCTGATTTCGGGCGCGCCCATTGAGGAACCCGTCGCTTGGCACGGCCCGATTGTGATGAACACGCAGGATGAGATCCGTAACGCGATCAAGGAATTGCGGAACGGGACGTTCATTCGTCCGGCACACTGA
- a CDS encoding homoserine dehydrogenase: MSDALRLGIAGLGTVGVGVIRIVQKHADMLRARTGRDVVITAVSARSKDKDRGVDLSAYAWEDDPVALAARDDVDVYVELMGGENGSAKASIEKAIACGKDVVTANKALLAHHGQALAEAAEAKGNVVRFEAAVAGGIPVIKSLTEGLSANAVTRVMGVMNGTCNYILTRMEDAGLSYKEAFDEADGLGYLEADPNLDVGGIDAGHKLALLSSIAYGTQVDFEGVELEGIGAITIEDIRNAADMGYKIKLLGVAQMTGRGLEQRMSPCLVPATSPLGQLVGGTNMVVLEGDSVGQIVLRGAGAGEGPTASAVMADVMDIARGFRCSTFGQPAASLKKVASARAAVPAPYYIRIDLLDKPGAMGKVASALGEAGVSIHRMRQHDHDGSHAPVVIVTHRTTRQALEHAIELFGQTGVVSGDPVALRIEKV; encoded by the coding sequence ATGAGTGACGCACTTCGTCTTGGTATTGCGGGTCTCGGCACCGTCGGTGTCGGTGTGATCCGCATCGTTCAGAAACACGCTGATATGCTGCGTGCACGAACCGGACGCGACGTGGTCATCACAGCGGTTTCGGCCCGTTCGAAAGACAAGGATCGCGGCGTTGATCTGTCTGCCTACGCATGGGAAGACGATCCGGTCGCACTGGCGGCGCGCGATGACGTCGACGTCTATGTCGAACTGATGGGCGGCGAAAACGGCTCGGCCAAAGCTTCCATCGAAAAAGCCATCGCCTGCGGCAAGGACGTCGTGACCGCGAACAAGGCACTCCTCGCGCACCATGGGCAGGCGCTCGCCGAAGCTGCCGAAGCCAAAGGCAACGTCGTTCGTTTCGAAGCTGCCGTCGCTGGCGGTATCCCCGTTATCAAATCGCTGACCGAAGGCCTTTCGGCCAACGCTGTCACCCGCGTGATGGGCGTCATGAACGGCACATGCAACTACATCCTCACGCGGATGGAAGATGCTGGTCTGAGCTACAAGGAAGCCTTCGACGAGGCTGACGGCCTTGGTTACCTCGAAGCCGATCCGAACCTCGACGTTGGCGGCATCGACGCTGGACACAAGCTGGCGCTGCTGTCGTCGATCGCCTACGGCACGCAGGTCGATTTCGAAGGTGTCGAGCTTGAAGGTATCGGCGCGATCACCATCGAAGATATCCGCAACGCGGCCGACATGGGCTACAAGATCAAACTGCTCGGCGTGGCCCAGATGACGGGTCGCGGACTTGAGCAGCGCATGTCGCCCTGCCTTGTTCCGGCGACTTCCCCGCTCGGCCAGCTTGTCGGCGGCACCAACATGGTCGTCCTCGAAGGCGACAGCGTTGGGCAGATCGTCCTGCGCGGTGCAGGTGCGGGCGAAGGTCCGACCGCCAGCGCCGTTATGGCCGATGTCATGGACATCGCGCGCGGCTTCCGTTGCTCGACCTTCGGTCAGCCTGCCGCCTCGCTGAAGAAAGTCGCTTCGGCTCGCGCCGCTGTTCCCGCCCCGTACTACATCCGCATCGATCTGCTGGATAAGCCGGGCGCGATGGGCAAGGTCGCATCGGCCCTCGGCGAAGCAGGCGTGTCGATCCACCGAATGCGCCAGCACGACCACGACGGCAGCCACGCGCCGGTCGTCATCGTCACGCACCGCACCACGCGCCAAGCGCTCGAACATGCGATCGAGCTGTTCGGACAGACCGGAGTGGTTTCAGGCGACCCCGTCGCCCTCCGGATCGAGAAGGTCTGA